The DNA window ATCATGTtgttgattatgaagatgatcaTGAAAGTTTCAATTACAAATTCATAAAATGAATGTTGTGCTATGTAGTGATCATTGAATTAAATAGAGTAAGGGCTGCTGTCCAGAATACTCTAAGGTGAATCAAGATGAGGAAGTTTTTCTCTTTGCTATATCAAGATCAACAAAGCGTCCAGAAGCTTATGAAGAAGAAGACGTAAGAAATTCAAGTGCTTTGGGCTGTTGTCTGCGAAGAAGCTTCTTGAAGAAAAAAAGACCATGCATTGAAACACAATGTAATATTCTTAGAGTGTATTAGGATCttctaatataattaatttagtttacacatgcttgtgtagaagcattatATGCTAAACAAACCTTGTAAAAACAAATAGTTATTTGTTCTTTCTATAGGACCAGTTGATCAGAAGCTTTAGCATTATATGTATACTTAGTATAAATGACTTAAAATATAGGGAAATCTaacaagtgccccaggggcactctttaatagctttaaaaagtaagtttttcttggatatatgcgtaattaatgcatcgaaaattgaaatggtgaacttttgaaagaatattttctttatttagaatgcttaaagagtgcccctgagacactcgttagcatgaccctaaaatatattatttttaaaaatgtcaaAAGTGATGTACATTCACCCTTTCATCAATATAGAGATATACtttcaaaataattttcaataaaatgaCGTGGATCGCTGAATTACAAATGAAGGTGATGGGTTTTTGATATGtaaagaaatatatttttaattttgagaAAAACAATTTTAGTTTTTACAAAGGTGGTGGTGGTGGGAAGAGCAGCCCTTGAACTTATAATAACTAcacttttataataaaaaaacctaCAATATTTCACTTGttgaacttttttttataatatttgacTATGAATATGTTATGCAGTATGTATACTTTATCTTCCCTTTCTTTGACAATTGACTACGTAACATTCAAACATGGGTAACTTTGACCATTGACTttgactttatatatatatatatatatatatatatatatatatatatatatatatatatatatatatatatatatatatatatatatatatatatatatatatatatatatatatatatataaacaatagTTGATTCCATTTCTTCAGAGTATGAGTATGTATTGATTCATTTAAATACAGAAATATATCCCACTATACATTTTTGCATTGCCTTGGTTCGGTTGGACATATCAATTtcaacttctttttttttcacgGGATCAAAACTGCATTATAGGAATAGTGGAAAAACCATTTCACATGTGCATTTTGAAATAACAAGGGCCATCAATCATatcatataataaataattatgaaCCACCCTAACCAAATGGGGTAGGAGAGAAGTAACATGTGCATCTATACTTTAATTTAAACctcttgttcatacataatagaagAAAAACATACACACAAAGTACAAAtgataaaaagagaaaaaatcagaaaaattaaTGTAATTACAATTTGTGTGAACAACAGGAAGaggaaaaagaaaacaataaCAAATGACAACCATGAAAGCAACATTAACCTGTCATTCTGTGTCCCCTAAATCATGTGCTTGAAATACATCATTATTTGTCCCTTCCATTCACAACCATCTTTTTCTTATCACTTTGTCTTCTTGATACAAACATTTAACCTTTCAAAACTTTAACTTATACAAGCTACACCTAATTTTTCTTATCATAAACCAAACCATGGAAACATAACAAAAAAATTGAAACGACCCATTTGTAAATTAATACAATTTTAAATTCGAAAACAACTATTCTTTCGACAAATTAGTAAAATTATTGTGATGAATCTAATAGAAGATTTACGATGTAGAATTGCAgactaaaatatatattacagTTGATGTGATCGAATGACCTAATCACCCGTGTCAACTGACTAAAATTCACATCTCAATTGATGTGATCGGAAGACCTAATTATCTGTGTCAATTGACTAAAATTGATATCACGATTAATCGGAAGACCTAATTATATATAATCTGACTAAAACTTATATTGGTGTGATCAGAAGACCTAATTATTTTTGGAGCATGTAATTTGTTGTTTCTTCTTATTTCTAACTTTcgaaaaaattgaaccaaaaccAAAAAGACTTGAACAAGGAACATTCAAAAGAGGATTAACCCTAACACTATTATTACCATAAGCTCCACCATGGCATCTCTTAACTTGAGCCTTTTGATGATTGCTTGAACCAAAAGAATAAGAGGATCTTGAAGTTGAAGAACTTTTCTTTGAAGAACCAGTTGAATGGCTTCTAGAAATAAGTGGCAAAGGACATAAACTTCTACCATATCCACTTCCACAACTACTACTTCTCTTAAATCCCCAAAATGACTTATTTGAACCATGCTTCTCATCCACTTCATCATTGTTCAAATCTTTCACATCCTTTGTGATCATTTTGTTTGAGCTTTTGCTTCCATTTGCATAGAGTGGTGGTAAGGCATAATGTTGAGGTTTTGTTGGTTGAATTGTTGCTTGCTTCAAAGGAACATTTTTTGTCTTCTTCTTGATTTGAGTAGGAAGAATGATACCATGAGAAAAAAGCTCATCAGCTGAAGATGATTCATGTTCTGAATTTTCATTGAcaccaaaatcaaaatcaatgCTTGAATTTGAATTAGATGAATTTGATCTTAAAGGGTGTTTTTCAATTGGTATTGGACCTTTTTGAGAGAAATCATGTGAGAATGAAATTCTTGGACTCATTGAAACAATATTACAATTTTCTGAACAAATTTCAACAACCATTTCataaaactaaaaaagaaaaaagagataacaaaataaagtaaaaatcaCACTCAAGATTATAAAAtggaaaaattgtaaaaaaaaaagtgatttttttaatGAGAATTTGAATAGAACAATAGAAGGCTTAAAAGGGTCGCCAAAACTATAAaagttagtaaaaaaaaaaagtgagtcaaagaaataataactaataagatgaaaagaaaattgaACTGGGAAGATATGAATTGTGAAATTAAATCAAAGTTTGGAACTTGTTTgttcaaagttggaagaaatataTTATACTGAGAAACCAAAGTTTGAGATTTTGGAAATGAAAATAGTGAATGGTTTTGGAAAAGTTTCAAAGAGGTTGGTAGTGAGAAAAAGTGTTTGAATTGTGAAGAATGGTTCAACAACTAAACCAGTAAATAAGAAAATCAAATTGACTACGAAGACgagaatattaatataaaatcaaataaactaTGGTAAGAAATATAAAAATCAGGCCACTTTCCaagaataaaatatgaaattcttTTAAACTTATTTGACTTATTTTTTTTGACTGAAAGTAAACTCATTTGACTAAGGATAAATATATGGGCGTGTTTGAATATGTTGTATTGGTTGGTTATTTGTTGTGTTATATACACGAACGAAGGATATTTTtattccaagagtaagttatcaagacttactcctcatcatgaccattgattcttttcaatctaatgattaaaattaataagtaattaaatatgtagagagaaaaataatactccTTAAccttaaccattagattgagaagaatcaatggtcatgatgagaagtaagtcttgataacttactctagAAGTAAGTATATccctccttttatatatatatatatatatatatatatatatatatatatatatatatatatatatatatatatatatatatatatatatatatatatatatggaaaaacTAACATGTCACCCAAGCCCCAAtggcacaagttaatgagatatttatagaaatattttcttggaacgcgtgcattcaatatattgaaactttaaatatgactctattgcatttaattacatttaactttttctaattataatatCCTTAACAcgtgcccttagggcacacgttagcatgacccatatatatatatatatacagacaCACACATTCTTTTCACTCCAAGAATAGttattattacttattatttttaaccattaaataCAAATCGGTCAATTGTCTCGATAAATGGCATCTCAAGTTAGTTCAAGTGGGGATTTATAGGTAATATTGTAGATAACCCAAAAAATGAAATGTTCAAGGCCATCTAGTTGAGAAATATAGTGGTTCCTTCTAAACCAATCATCAGTCAGGAGAAGAAAGAATCGAGTGAAGTTGAGAAcaagaaaggaaaagaaatggtaGTTGAGAAGGAAGTTGAGAAAAATTCCGAGGGAGAAAAAAGTGAGCATGAGAGCAAGGATGAAGTTAAAGGGTATACCCTCAAACAATTCAttgataagaattcacctttcaTAAGAACAAAGAAACATATCTTGAATGAATAAAACCCTGGGCTACCCGACTACATCAAACCACCTTATCCAATTCTAAAAAAAACgcctaaaaaggaaaagaaagtgAATCAGTTTAAAAAGTTTATGGAGATGTTGAATTATATATAAGTCAATATTCCATTTTGTGAAGCCCTTGAACAAATGCCTATTTATGTGAAGTTCATGAAAGAGATATTATCGAGAAAGGGAAAGTTGAAACTTGATGAAAACATCGCTTTGGCGGAAGAGTGTTATGCTATCATCCCGAGGAAGCTTCCACAAAAACTCACTGTTCCAAGTAGTTTTATTATTTCGTGTTCCATCGGTTCGCTAACCATTAATCACGCATTATGTAATTTAGGAGCTAGCATCAATCTAATGTCGTTATCCATGATGAGAGAGTTGAAGTGTGGTGAACCAAAGCAAACAAATATGATCTTGGCACTAGTTGATCGCTTGATTACATATCCATATGGAGTGCTTGAAGATGTCCTTATTAGCGTTGATGGGCTATTGTTTCTAGATGATTTCGTAATTCTTGACACGtctaaatattttgaaatatcatTAATGTTAGGAAGGCAATTCTTGGCAACAAGTAAATCTCTCATAGATGTTGTACTGGGACAATTGAAACTAAGATTTAACAAAGAAAAAGTTGTCTTCAATTTGTTTGAAGCACTAAAGCCCCACAAGGAAATTCCTCAGTGTTACTAGGTTAGTTATGTGAAAGAAAAACTGAAAAAGCTCCATGGAAAAAAGATGGTAAGAAATCTTTTTAGGTAGAACAAGAAGTTGCGATGTATAAGTCTCGTTGGAAATGATTGCTAAaagtgaaaagagaaaagaagaaaaagtataTGACAAGTTGGCTACTGGAATCAACATGTGTGTGTTGTGGCCACAATGAATTGCACTACACAGTGATGCATCATAACGCGGGGACGATGTAGACGTTGAGAAAGAGACATTGTCCTGACCATTAGGGCCTACAGTTGGCCATCGCATCGCGATGACATACAACACGCGCGCGCGATGGGCGCAATTAGAACTAATAAATTGCCACTTTTGACAATTTCATCCGTACACCTTCTATTTTCTAATATCTTATACTCAATTTCTACTAATTTCCTtgcaataattttatttttgttgttgtgtgATCTTATGCAGATGGAACCCAAAAGAATCTGACTTACTCAAACCATTTCATCATCCAATCCACCTACACCTAACGTCTCAGCCTTTCCAACATATGTTTTTGCTTCTGAAAAGGACCAAGAAAAATATCTCAGAGTCAAAAACTACAATGTGGTAATGGAGGGAAACTTTGAATTTAACAACTTGAAAGGATATGAGGAGTTGGTTGTTGTATTAGAAGAAATAGAGGGGACCTAATTCAATAGATTGGTCCAAGAAGCCAACCAATATATTAGACTCGAGTTTTATGCCAATTCCGCTTATTGTCCATTCAATGAATACATATCATATGTGACAGGTAAGAGCAATAACGATAGATATGCTATAATTAATTATCTTATTCAACTTCAACCTCCTCCTAGGTACCAACTTTAAGCTAGAGAATGGGGAAGACAATGTTGGGAGAATTCTGTCACCTTGGGTTTCAATGGGTTACTATTAATGACAAAATATCGAGGTTACGTTGGGAGATTTGTACCCAATACCTAGAGCTTGGGCATCCTTTGTTGTTCAAAAATTAGAGGTTGATTCTAACCAAACTGAGTTCATAATGAAGATATGCAATGCTCTGATGACAACTTTGAACCGTGAACCGATTAATGTTGAATTGTTGATTGTGGAAAACATCAAGTACATGGATGACACTCCGCAAAAAACTTGTGAACATttgtatattattaattaattatgcagGTTAGCTGGAGTGCATGCTCAACCTAATGATGTGACAATGAAGATCTAGAACAAGAGTATTATCCTGAAATCAACCAACCAAAAGGAGTCATGCATTAACAGCAAGAACCTGACCGCTTGTAAATACTTGAGGAGTACGCAATATGCACGACGAGTCGGGCAAATGAATTCTTACCCAACTTGTATGCTAATCATCCCAGATTCAGACAAAAATATCAGACCTCTATGAGGAGCAAACAGATCATATGCCGGTCCAGAACTTACGGGAGAAATTTACTGCATCTGCAGTTATCGAGACCTATTTCCCCGAGAAAAATCAAGCCTTAGAGAATATGAGATCTGAAATGAGGAACATTTGAGTCAGACAAAATCTGCAATTTCAGGACGATATTTAGGATCTAAACAACTAATTCAACTTTGGCAACATGTGACTTAggagttttcatttttttatttaaaatttcccTTTTGTACTATGATCCAAAGAAGAGTACTAGCTAGATCTTTAGAAGCTCCTCCCCTTGTACATTTCTTTGTTCGAAATTAATGAACTTGTTTGCTTCTGTTGTTTCTTTCAGTTTTAATTTGCTACTTACTAGTTTCAGTatgataaagaaaagaaaaattcaCCAGAGAAAGAAATAATGAAAGAAATCAACACTGAATTTCTCTAGATACCTCAGCTAGTAAGGTTTGAGCCAAATATTTACACTATTTACTTTTCCTTCTTGTGAGAGTATCCATACATTAGTTATTTTCTATAATTGCACTATTTCTAATTTTGAGTCTATTGGTCTGATAAATACACATTGAGGAAGTTGTTTGTGAAAACTCTGAGTCTTTTTAAGCCACCCCGTTTCACTACTTTGAACCTAAACCATTCTTTTGGTGACAAAGCCTTATTATATAGCCACTTGACCGGAAAGATAAATTATTTCCACACTCTTTAGAGTTAGGTAGAATTAATTGTTTTACTTGTCTGATGCAAAAGAATTAGTTTGAGGTTTCTCTAAGAAATTAGTAATGAATAAGTTTGGGAATTGGGTTCTAAAGAAATtaatcaaaagaaaagaaagaaaaaaaaaggttaaaataGCTtcttaaaaaaatgtgaaaaataggACCAACAAGATGCAACTCTCTAATACCAAGTGAATTGCAAAAAAGTGATATGGAAGGAATTAGATTACATCGAGAAAATTAGGTACCTAAATCCAAAGATTTAAGCCTACTATCATAAACTATCCTACC is part of the Vicia villosa cultivar HV-30 ecotype Madison, WI linkage group LG2, Vvil1.0, whole genome shotgun sequence genome and encodes:
- the LOC131647434 gene encoding uncharacterized protein LOC131647434, with translation MVVEICSENCNIVSMSPRISFSHDFSQKGPIPIEKHPLRSNSSNSNSSIDFDFGVNENSEHESSSADELFSHGIILPTQIKKKTKNVPLKQATIQPTKPQHYALPPLYANGSKSSNKMITKDVKDLNNDEVDEKHGSNKSFWGFKRSSSCGSGYGRSLCPLPLISRSHSTGSSKKSSSTSRSSYSFGSSNHQKAQVKRCHGGAYGNNSVRVNPLLNVPCSSLFGFGSIFSKVRNKKKQQITCSKNN
- the LOC131650642 gene encoding uncharacterized protein LOC131650642; this translates as MPIYVKFMKEILSRKGKLKLDENIALAEECYAIIPRKLPQKLTVPSSFIISCSIGSLTINHALCNLGASINLMSLSMMRELKCGEPKQTNMILALVDRLITYPYGVLEDVLISVDGLLFLDDFVILDTSKYFEISLMLGRQFLATSKSLIDVVLGQLKLRFNKEKVVFNLFEALKPHKEIPQCY